One region of Bacterioplanoides sp. SCSIO 12839 genomic DNA includes:
- a CDS encoding NADH:flavin oxidoreductase, which produces MTHNPALFQPINLGTLSLKNRIVMAPMTRTYSPGNVPNDMVAQYYERRAENEVGLIITEGTCVGHKAANGYPRVPFIYGEEALAGWKKVVDAVHAKGGKIAPQLWHVGAIRKEGVEPDVSVPGYSPSGLVKPGKENGIAMSQEDINDVIEAFAQAAEDSKNIGFDAVEVHGAHGYLIDQFFWEGTNQREDQYGGDLVARTRFACEIVAAIRERVGEDYPIIFRFSQWKQQDYDARLAETPEELEAFLKPLVEAGVDIFHCSTRRFWEKEFEGSDMNLAGWTKKLTGKPAITVGSVGLNASFIDEEKRDMIDASGVQTASFEELNQRVDDNEFELVAVGRALLQDPEWVLKIKDGRYDELEDYSKQSLMQLV; this is translated from the coding sequence ATGACACACAATCCAGCCTTATTTCAGCCGATTAACCTTGGCACTCTATCACTGAAAAACCGCATCGTGATGGCGCCCATGACCCGTACTTACTCACCGGGCAATGTTCCGAATGACATGGTGGCTCAATATTATGAACGCCGTGCTGAGAATGAAGTAGGCCTGATCATTACCGAAGGTACTTGCGTTGGCCATAAAGCAGCAAACGGTTACCCTAGAGTACCGTTTATTTATGGTGAAGAAGCCCTGGCCGGCTGGAAAAAAGTGGTTGATGCCGTGCATGCCAAAGGCGGCAAAATTGCTCCTCAACTGTGGCACGTTGGCGCTATTCGAAAAGAAGGGGTTGAGCCGGATGTATCCGTTCCGGGTTACAGTCCATCAGGCTTAGTAAAACCTGGCAAAGAAAATGGCATTGCCATGAGCCAGGAAGACATTAATGACGTCATCGAGGCCTTCGCTCAGGCAGCGGAAGATTCCAAAAACATCGGCTTCGATGCCGTTGAAGTACACGGTGCCCACGGTTATTTAATCGATCAGTTCTTCTGGGAAGGAACCAACCAGCGTGAAGATCAATACGGTGGTGATCTGGTGGCACGTACTCGTTTTGCCTGTGAAATTGTTGCCGCCATTCGTGAACGTGTGGGTGAGGACTATCCGATTATTTTCCGTTTCTCCCAATGGAAGCAGCAAGACTATGATGCTCGCTTAGCAGAAACGCCGGAAGAATTAGAAGCCTTCCTGAAACCTTTGGTTGAGGCTGGTGTGGATATTTTCCATTGTTCGACTCGCCGCTTCTGGGAAAAAGAATTCGAAGGCTCCGATATGAACCTGGCTGGATGGACCAAAAAACTCACCGGCAAACCAGCGATTACCGTTGGCAGCGTTGGCTTAAATGCATCCTTTATTGACGAAGAAAAACGCGACATGATTGATGCATCGGGTGTGCAAACTGCCTCCTTTGAGGAGTTAAATCAACGCGTGGATGATAACGAATTTGAGTTGGTTGCCGTTGGCCGGGCGTTATTACAAGACCCTGAATGGGTATTAAAAATTAAAGACGGTCGTTATGACGAGCTGGAAGATTATTCCAAACAATCACTGATGCAGCTGGTGTAA
- a CDS encoding TetR/AcrR family transcriptional regulator: MSANHATHINTNPGTSRKQQILELSADLLREKGFSGFSYQDLAKALGINKASVHHHFAQKVDLGLALCDWTEQWLQQGFDHFDANNDSALARLKHYLATAARHTFNEHKLCPVSALSSELVRLPQAMQQRLAELAEYELNWIEKIISDAQKNNELNTLASPKEMAQLFIHSCKGALYYGRLQPSVAAGQHYFQHNMELLLNQWRSQ, from the coding sequence ATGTCCGCAAACCACGCGACTCACATCAACACTAATCCCGGCACGAGCCGCAAACAGCAGATACTTGAACTGTCTGCCGATTTGTTACGCGAGAAAGGGTTCAGTGGTTTCAGTTATCAGGACCTGGCCAAAGCCTTAGGCATTAACAAAGCCAGCGTGCATCACCACTTTGCACAAAAGGTGGACTTAGGCCTGGCACTCTGTGACTGGACCGAACAATGGTTGCAACAAGGCTTCGATCATTTTGATGCGAATAATGATTCGGCACTTGCACGCCTGAAGCATTATCTCGCAACTGCCGCTCGCCATACCTTTAATGAACACAAGCTGTGTCCGGTAAGCGCCCTGAGCAGTGAATTAGTACGGTTACCCCAAGCCATGCAACAACGCCTGGCTGAGCTGGCCGAATACGAGTTGAACTGGATTGAAAAAATCATCAGTGACGCTCAGAAAAACAATGAATTGAACACCCTGGCGTCGCCAAAAGAAATGGCACAGTTGTTTATCCACAGCTGCAAAGGCGCCTTGTATTACGGCCGACTGCAACCTTCCGTTGCCGCTGGCCAACACTATTTTCAACACAATATGGAGCTGTTGCTGAATCAGTGGCGCAGCCAATAA
- a CDS encoding NAD(P)-dependent alcohol dehydrogenase produces the protein MMMKAAAFIEPNRIEIIDKAIPEIGPNDALIKISTTTICGTDVHILKGEYPVKQGLTVGHEPVGVIEKLGSNVQGYCEGQRVIAGAICPSFTSYACQDGLPSQDGAYLHDESCNCHQHGYKATAGWRFGNIIDGTQAEYVLVPDAQANLAPIPDGLSDEQVLMCPDIMSTGFAGAENANIKIGDTVAVFAQGPIGLCATAGAKLRGASVIIAIDGNNQRLEIAKQLGADVTLNFNDVDVVDEIMKLTCGRGVDASIEALGLQSTFEQGLRVLKPGGTLSSLGVYSEDLTIPLSAFAAGLGDHKINTALCPGGKERMRRLMSIINSGRINLDPLVTHQYKLENIVEAYDLFANQRDGVLKIAVTP, from the coding sequence ATGATGATGAAAGCAGCGGCTTTTATAGAGCCCAACCGAATTGAAATTATCGATAAAGCGATTCCTGAAATCGGGCCAAACGATGCCCTGATAAAAATCAGCACTACAACTATTTGTGGTACTGATGTTCATATCCTCAAGGGCGAATACCCGGTGAAACAAGGGCTGACGGTTGGTCATGAGCCGGTGGGGGTCATCGAAAAGCTGGGTAGCAATGTGCAAGGTTATTGCGAAGGTCAACGTGTTATTGCCGGAGCCATTTGCCCCAGCTTCACTTCTTATGCTTGTCAGGATGGCCTGCCATCACAAGATGGTGCCTACTTACATGACGAAAGCTGCAATTGTCATCAGCATGGCTACAAAGCCACTGCAGGTTGGCGGTTTGGCAATATTATTGATGGTACTCAGGCCGAGTACGTGTTGGTTCCGGATGCCCAGGCCAATCTGGCCCCCATTCCTGATGGCCTGAGCGATGAACAGGTATTGATGTGCCCAGATATTATGTCGACGGGTTTTGCTGGCGCTGAAAATGCAAACATTAAAATTGGTGATACCGTTGCGGTGTTTGCACAAGGGCCTATTGGTTTGTGCGCAACGGCAGGTGCAAAGCTGCGCGGAGCGAGTGTCATTATTGCCATTGATGGCAATAACCAACGTCTCGAGATTGCTAAGCAGCTCGGCGCGGATGTCACGCTGAACTTTAATGATGTTGATGTTGTGGATGAAATCATGAAGCTGACGTGTGGCCGGGGGGTAGATGCCAGTATTGAAGCACTTGGGTTGCAGTCGACCTTTGAACAGGGGTTGCGGGTACTGAAGCCAGGGGGGACGCTTTCCAGCTTAGGGGTATATTCCGAAGATCTGACAATACCACTGTCTGCCTTTGCCGCTGGCTTAGGGGACCATAAAATTAATACTGCGCTATGTCCGGGTGGTAAGGAACGAATGCGTCGCCTGATGAGTATTATTAACTCTGGCCGGATTAACCTTGATCCTCTGGTAACGCATCAATATAAGCTGGAAAATATCGTAGAAGCGTACGACTTGTTTGCAAACCAGCGTGACGGGGTACTGAAAATTGCAGTTACGCCTTAA
- a CDS encoding ABC transporter ATP-binding protein, whose product MAVLTVENLSISLESQPERKLVDNISFTIQQGEIFALVGESGSGKSLTSLAIMRLLDDALTISGGRILLRDDNLFSHTELHMNRIRGRKIAMIFQEPQSSLNPVQTIAQQLREVVELHQAVASTDIQAHLIELLHEVGIPEPEKRLNWYPHQLSGGQKQRVMIAMALACEPELLIADEPTTALDVTIQKQVLELLNSLRKKRNLSVLLITHDMGVVYEMADRVAVMQHGVILEQTDSQSFFSDPQHEYSRRLIHSLPKQNDFLTNEETSAELLKIDNLKVWFPQKKGLLQRTVGHTKAVNDISLSINAGETLALVGESGCGKTTTGKAILRLNPIYGGELYFRGQRIDQLSHKHFMPLRKDIQVIFQDPFSSMNPRMSIREIIEEGMVSLGVENNAQVREQTMRELLVKVGMLPEHLDRYPHEFSGGQRQRIAIARALAVNPKLIICDEPTSALDVSIRGQVLELLRELQQELGVSYLFITHDLSIIPHLAHKVAVMKGGQIVEQGETEQVMRAPQHEYTKELLAAAPRVG is encoded by the coding sequence ATGGCTGTATTAACCGTTGAAAATTTATCCATCTCTCTGGAAAGCCAACCTGAAAGAAAGCTGGTTGATAACATCAGCTTTACCATTCAGCAGGGAGAGATCTTTGCGTTAGTGGGCGAATCCGGCTCTGGCAAATCACTGACGTCACTGGCGATTATGCGTTTGTTAGACGATGCGCTAACCATCAGTGGTGGTCGTATTTTATTACGGGATGACAATCTATTTTCTCATACCGAATTACATATGAACCGCATTCGCGGGCGTAAGATTGCAATGATTTTTCAGGAGCCACAAAGCTCGTTAAATCCGGTACAAACCATCGCTCAACAATTACGTGAAGTGGTTGAACTGCATCAGGCCGTGGCAAGCACGGATATTCAGGCCCACTTAATTGAGCTACTGCACGAAGTGGGGATTCCTGAGCCGGAGAAACGGCTGAACTGGTATCCACATCAGTTATCCGGCGGCCAAAAGCAACGTGTGATGATTGCTATGGCGCTGGCGTGTGAACCCGAATTATTAATTGCTGATGAGCCCACTACTGCGCTGGACGTGACGATTCAGAAGCAGGTGCTGGAACTCCTTAACAGTCTGCGTAAAAAGCGCAATTTAAGTGTACTGCTGATTACTCATGATATGGGTGTGGTATATGAAATGGCCGACCGGGTGGCAGTGATGCAACACGGTGTGATTCTGGAACAGACTGACAGTCAGTCGTTTTTCTCTGATCCACAACATGAATACAGCCGCCGGTTAATTCATTCCTTGCCAAAACAAAATGATTTTTTGACAAACGAAGAGACCTCGGCAGAATTATTAAAGATCGACAATTTAAAAGTCTGGTTTCCGCAGAAAAAAGGTCTGCTGCAACGAACCGTTGGCCACACCAAAGCGGTAAATGATATCAGCTTGTCGATTAACGCTGGGGAAACTCTGGCCTTAGTAGGCGAGTCTGGTTGCGGTAAAACCACCACGGGCAAAGCCATTCTGCGTTTAAATCCGATTTATGGCGGCGAGTTATATTTCCGCGGCCAGCGCATTGATCAGCTGTCTCATAAACACTTTATGCCACTGCGGAAAGACATTCAGGTGATCTTTCAGGACCCCTTCTCATCAATGAATCCACGCATGAGTATTCGTGAAATTATTGAAGAAGGCATGGTGTCATTAGGGGTTGAGAATAACGCTCAGGTTCGCGAACAAACCATGCGCGAGCTGCTGGTAAAAGTGGGCATGCTGCCAGAACATCTGGATCGTTATCCACATGAATTTTCCGGCGGCCAGCGCCAGCGTATTGCCATTGCCCGGGCACTGGCGGTTAACCCGAAACTGATTATTTGTGACGAACCAACCTCAGCATTGGACGTATCTATTCGTGGTCAGGTGTTAGAACTGTTGCGCGAATTACAACAGGAGTTAGGGGTTTCTTATCTGTTTATTACCCACGACTTATCGATTATTCCGCACCTGGCTCATAAGGTTGCGGTAATGAAAGGTGGGCAAATTGTTGAGCAAGGGGAAACCGAGCAGGTGATGCGAGCTCCGCAGCATGAGTACACCAAAGAGCTGCTGGCGGCAGCGCCGCGAGTTGGTTAG
- a CDS encoding ABC transporter permease → MIKPVLLWSDVLIFLLVAALSLFVLQLRNNPQAKKRWATVFHSKVGLSSFIVILFYVSIALLDSLHFREALPAVDTEAGNETAIAEQVVAYDNQVKSVLDLVLADVEKNHEKTYSAPFAIYSFSKENITLNDGSVIRDYPRLQQAGSHLQDEDELLADIIARSADAIAMGLLIAVVIIGLHWLVTRNKPSQVPWKAAYWTIALICIVTSWLLELGSVYHIFGTDKVGQDVLVQSVKAVRTGVLIGTLATLLTLPIAIILGISAGYFKGWVDDVVQYTYITLSSIPGILLIAASVLLIDVYIETHADEFNLTAIRADFKFLALCAILGLTSWTGLCRLLRAETLKISQLDYVQAAHAFGVSHSRVIGKHILPNVTHIILIALVLDFSGFVLAEAVLSYIGVGVDASMSSWGNMINAARSELSRDPVVWWSVSSAFVFMFSLVLAANLFSDQVRNAFDPRLASSTSEPAHADQGDK, encoded by the coding sequence ATGATTAAGCCGGTACTCCTGTGGAGTGATGTTCTTATTTTCTTATTGGTGGCAGCACTGTCGTTATTTGTGTTGCAACTGCGTAATAACCCGCAGGCGAAAAAGCGCTGGGCGACGGTATTTCACTCAAAGGTGGGGCTATCCAGTTTTATTGTAATCCTGTTTTATGTCTCCATCGCCCTGCTCGATTCATTGCATTTCCGCGAAGCTCTGCCAGCGGTCGATACAGAAGCAGGTAATGAAACAGCAATAGCAGAACAAGTGGTCGCTTACGATAATCAGGTTAAATCCGTACTGGATTTAGTGCTGGCTGATGTGGAGAAAAATCACGAAAAAACCTACTCCGCTCCTTTTGCGATTTATTCCTTTTCCAAAGAGAACATCACCCTCAACGATGGCAGCGTAATTCGTGATTATCCGCGTTTACAACAAGCTGGCAGCCACCTGCAGGATGAAGATGAATTATTAGCCGATATTATCGCCCGCAGTGCTGATGCCATTGCCATGGGTCTACTGATTGCGGTGGTGATTATTGGCCTGCACTGGTTAGTCACCCGTAATAAGCCCTCTCAGGTTCCCTGGAAAGCCGCTTACTGGACCATTGCGCTTATTTGTATTGTTACCAGCTGGCTGCTGGAACTCGGCAGTGTCTATCATATTTTTGGCACCGACAAAGTAGGTCAGGATGTGTTGGTACAAAGTGTCAAAGCCGTTCGTACTGGTGTGTTAATTGGCACACTGGCAACCCTGCTGACCTTGCCAATCGCCATTATTCTCGGCATCAGCGCTGGTTATTTTAAAGGCTGGGTTGATGACGTGGTGCAATACACCTATATCACCCTGAGTTCTATTCCCGGTATTTTATTGATTGCTGCGTCTGTGCTGTTAATTGATGTGTATATCGAAACCCATGCCGATGAATTTAATCTGACGGCTATCCGTGCTGATTTTAAATTCCTCGCCTTGTGCGCCATTTTAGGTTTAACCAGCTGGACTGGCTTATGCCGTTTATTACGTGCCGAAACCTTAAAGATTTCGCAGCTGGATTATGTACAGGCAGCCCACGCTTTTGGTGTGTCCCACTCTCGTGTGATTGGCAAACATATTCTGCCGAATGTGACTCATATAATTTTAATTGCGCTGGTGCTGGACTTCAGTGGTTTCGTATTGGCTGAAGCCGTGTTGTCGTATATTGGAGTGGGCGTTGATGCCAGCATGAGCAGCTGGGGCAATATGATTAATGCTGCCCGTTCTGAATTATCCCGTGACCCGGTGGTTTGGTGGTCAGTATCATCGGCGTTTGTGTTTATGTTCAGCCTGGTTCTGGCAGCTAATTTATTCTCGGATCAAGTGCGTAACGCCTTTGATCCACGCTTAGCCAGCAGCACTTCAGAGCCCGCTCATGCCGATCAGGGAGATAAATAA
- a CDS encoding ABC transporter permease, giving the protein MLNYIIRRLLYALPILLGVNIITFALFFVVNTPDQMARVHLGDKHVTEEAIQNWKEQRGYHKPLFINSDSDSPLTDTIFFDKSIRLLAFDFGKSDEGRSIGADIQERMWPSLAVQLPTFIIGVSLNILLALIIVMFRATAFDIAAVTLCVVMLSISGVFYIIGGQYLFAKIWSLVPISGYLPGPDGLKFLILPIIIGVIGGIGAGTRLYRTVFLEEATRDYIRTARAKGVSEFNVLLKHLLPNGMIPILTSVVVVIPSLFIGSLLMESFFGIPGLGSYTLDAIQAQDFAIVRSMVFLGSVLYIIGLLLTDMSYTFVDPRVRLS; this is encoded by the coding sequence ATGCTGAACTATATTATTCGCCGCCTGTTGTATGCACTGCCCATTCTGTTGGGTGTGAATATCATCACTTTTGCGCTGTTTTTTGTGGTGAACACCCCGGATCAGATGGCCCGGGTTCACTTGGGTGATAAACACGTCACCGAAGAAGCCATCCAAAACTGGAAAGAACAACGGGGTTATCACAAACCTCTGTTTATTAATTCCGACAGCGACAGTCCACTGACCGACACCATCTTTTTTGATAAATCCATCCGGCTGTTGGCGTTTGATTTTGGCAAATCGGACGAAGGCCGATCCATTGGTGCCGATATTCAGGAGCGTATGTGGCCATCGCTGGCGGTGCAGCTTCCAACCTTTATTATTGGGGTATCGCTGAATATTCTGCTGGCACTGATTATTGTCATGTTCCGTGCCACCGCATTTGATATTGCTGCGGTGACGCTCTGCGTCGTGATGCTATCGATTTCGGGCGTGTTTTATATTATCGGCGGCCAATATTTGTTCGCTAAAATCTGGAGCCTGGTGCCGATCTCGGGGTATTTACCCGGCCCGGATGGCCTGAAGTTTTTAATTCTGCCAATTATTATTGGTGTGATTGGCGGTATTGGTGCCGGTACGCGGTTATACCGCACGGTATTTTTAGAAGAAGCCACCCGCGATTATATTCGCACCGCACGTGCCAAAGGGGTGTCGGAATTTAATGTGCTGCTTAAGCATTTGTTGCCTAACGGTATGATTCCGATTCTGACCAGTGTAGTGGTGGTGATTCCATCGCTGTTTATTGGCAGCCTGCTGATGGAGTCCTTCTTTGGCATTCCCGGTTTAGGCAGCTACACCCTGGATGCCATTCAGGCGCAGGACTTTGCAATTGTGCGCTCCATGGTGTTTTTAGGTTCAGTGCTGTACATCATTGGCCTGTTATTAACCGATATGTCCTACACCTTTGTTGACCCAAGAGTGCGTCTGTCATGA
- a CDS encoding ABC transporter substrate-binding protein, with protein sequence MTLARRLSALMLYATSLLVLAACSDSSIWNNPHPENPDNEVILYSSFSERPKHLDPARSYSSDESMFIDQIYEPPLQYHYLKRPYELIPLTLTQMPSITYLDADQQVLPVDSENPAFSVYTFDIQPGILYQPHPAFARDDNNQPVYNFTSEEDTAAFSSLKDFTQTGTQELIADDYIYQINRLADPKRLAPLRGLLSQYIVGMSDATAAITQARKTFKEQNKPDNSWLDLRQFTMAGVKKINDHRFSITLKGKYPQFKYWLAFHFFAPVPWQVDRFYHQPGLPQKNITLDWHPVGTGAFMMTENNPNSEIILAKNPNYRGELYPSEGEPGDAEKGLLDDAGKTMPFIDKAIFRLEKEAIPVWTKFLQGYYDRSGISSDSFDQAVQVGGAGIALSDDMKAKGITLNKAVQPATYYLGFNMLDPVVGGYSESQQKLRQAIAIAYQEEEYIGIFLNGRGEPAMSPIPPGIFGYQSGPDGINKQVYDWGADSSAVRKPIEVAKQLLAEAGYPDGRHAQTGEPLVLNLDTTGSSDQARMTWIQKQFKKLNLQLNIRSTDYNRFKDKMENGNAQMYFWGWLADYPDPENFLFLLYGPNAQIDSKSGVNSANYKNPEYDALFEEMQLMEDSPQRLAVIEKMKAILRQDTPWASGFHVHSYALSNAWVKNTKPHGISKLTFKYRRIDTELRAQKQQEWNQPVLWPLWTLLIIIVALAIPGYRGFKRRQTRTIEQVQNRAEN encoded by the coding sequence ATGACATTGGCCAGACGACTTTCAGCATTGATGCTGTACGCCACCAGCTTACTGGTATTAGCGGCATGCTCGGATTCTTCCATTTGGAATAACCCCCACCCTGAGAACCCGGATAACGAGGTGATTCTGTACTCCAGTTTTTCAGAACGTCCCAAACACCTCGATCCGGCACGTTCTTACAGCTCAGACGAATCCATGTTTATCGATCAGATTTATGAGCCACCACTGCAATATCATTATCTGAAGCGCCCGTATGAGTTAATTCCACTAACACTGACACAAATGCCAAGCATCACTTATTTGGATGCGGATCAGCAGGTGTTGCCGGTAGATTCTGAGAACCCGGCTTTTAGTGTGTATACCTTTGATATTCAACCAGGGATTTTATATCAGCCCCACCCGGCCTTTGCCCGTGATGACAATAATCAACCGGTTTATAACTTCACCTCAGAAGAGGACACCGCTGCCTTCTCATCGCTGAAAGATTTCACTCAGACCGGTACTCAGGAATTGATTGCCGACGATTATATTTATCAGATTAATCGCCTGGCGGACCCAAAACGACTGGCTCCCCTGCGTGGTTTATTAAGCCAGTATATTGTTGGCATGAGCGATGCCACCGCCGCCATTACTCAAGCCCGCAAAACCTTCAAAGAACAAAATAAGCCAGACAATAGCTGGCTGGATTTACGCCAGTTCACAATGGCCGGTGTTAAGAAAATTAACGATCATCGCTTCAGCATCACCTTAAAAGGCAAATACCCACAGTTTAAATACTGGCTGGCGTTCCACTTTTTTGCACCGGTGCCCTGGCAGGTTGATCGTTTTTATCATCAGCCCGGATTACCGCAAAAAAATATCACACTGGACTGGCACCCGGTGGGCACTGGCGCCTTTATGATGACGGAGAACAACCCTAACTCTGAAATTATTCTGGCGAAAAACCCGAACTACCGGGGTGAATTGTATCCCTCCGAAGGCGAACCCGGTGATGCAGAAAAAGGCTTGCTCGACGATGCTGGCAAAACCATGCCTTTTATTGATAAAGCCATCTTTCGTTTAGAAAAAGAAGCCATCCCGGTGTGGACCAAGTTTTTGCAAGGCTATTACGACCGCTCTGGCATCAGCAGCGACAGTTTTGATCAGGCTGTACAGGTTGGCGGTGCCGGCATTGCGTTATCGGATGATATGAAAGCCAAAGGCATTACCCTGAATAAAGCGGTACAACCGGCCACTTATTATCTTGGTTTTAATATGCTTGACCCGGTTGTCGGTGGCTACAGTGAAAGCCAACAAAAACTGCGTCAGGCCATTGCCATCGCCTATCAGGAAGAAGAATACATTGGTATTTTTCTTAACGGCCGTGGCGAACCGGCCATGAGCCCGATTCCTCCCGGTATTTTTGGTTATCAATCCGGGCCGGACGGAATTAACAAGCAAGTATATGACTGGGGAGCTGATAGCTCTGCCGTACGCAAACCCATTGAGGTGGCGAAACAGTTATTGGCCGAAGCTGGCTACCCGGATGGCCGCCATGCTCAAACCGGCGAACCTCTGGTGCTGAATTTAGACACCACAGGTTCCAGTGACCAGGCACGTATGACCTGGATTCAGAAACAATTTAAAAAACTGAATCTGCAACTCAATATCCGCTCCACCGATTACAATCGGTTTAAAGACAAAATGGAAAATGGCAATGCTCAAATGTATTTCTGGGGCTGGCTGGCGGATTACCCGGATCCGGAAAATTTCCTGTTTTTATTGTATGGCCCCAATGCTCAGATTGATTCTAAATCCGGGGTCAATTCCGCTAACTATAAAAACCCGGAATACGATGCCTTATTTGAAGAAATGCAATTGATGGAAGACTCCCCGCAGCGTTTAGCCGTGATTGAAAAAATGAAAGCCATCCTGCGTCAGGATACGCCGTGGGCCAGCGGCTTCCATGTTCACTCCTATGCCCTGAGTAATGCCTGGGTTAAAAACACCAAGCCCCACGGCATTTCTAAACTCACCTTTAAATATCGCCGTATTGATACTGAACTGCGGGCGCAAAAACAACAGGAATGGAACCAGCCCGTGTTATGGCCGCTGTGGACGTTACTGATCATTATTGTTGCATTGGCGATTCCGGGGTATCGCGGTTTTAAACGCCGTCAGACGCGTACCATTGAGCAAGTTCAAAACCGAGCGGAGAACTAA
- a CDS encoding DUF3087 family protein has translation MELKQIDKTLYKQRLNRFQAVLVAGLFVVGIGSSSLYISLFGAGDESNFIYNLAGVITAVIVAAIGFNIVKEKTYMMEIRYVWKLKQELNRIYRASKKLEAGLTADDDSELLSRALIVRYFSLHGSKHLYQLEDNTLTLDDLNTQIEEFDQRLETLGKAISTDDYRPELVDAL, from the coding sequence GTGGAACTGAAGCAGATTGACAAAACTTTGTATAAACAACGGCTTAACCGCTTTCAGGCGGTGCTGGTGGCTGGCCTGTTTGTAGTGGGAATTGGCTCCTCCAGCCTGTACATCAGTCTGTTTGGCGCAGGGGATGAATCCAACTTTATTTACAATCTGGCCGGAGTGATTACCGCCGTTATTGTGGCGGCGATTGGCTTTAATATTGTGAAAGAAAAAACCTACATGATGGAAATCCGTTATGTCTGGAAGCTGAAGCAAGAGCTGAATCGTATTTATCGCGCCAGTAAAAAGCTGGAAGCGGGGTTAACCGCCGATGACGATAGCGAGTTGCTGAGCCGGGCTCTGATTGTGCGTTACTTCAGTTTGCATGGTTCTAAGCATTTATATCAGCTGGAAGATAACACCCTGACGCTGGATGATCTGAATACTCAGATTGAGGAATTTGATCAGCGCCTCGAAACCCTGGGCAAAGCGATCTCAACAGATGATTATCGACCTGAGCTGGTGGATGCTTTATAG